The genomic interval tctttcctccctaccTACCCCCAGCTCGTGGCCTTATTATCCATGCCCCATTTCCCTATGTTCCTGCCGCTTCTTCCTCCAGACACTTCCCACATACTAGGCACTCACCACACAGAAGAAGAGCCCGGCAGAGAACCCCACGACCACTACAATCGAGACAAGAGTGATGAGGAAGATTTCccatggcttcagggacccactGGGCTTCACTCCATTCACTGCAGTAGTAGCATTAGTGCTAATTCTATTGGAAGTTGTGTGTGTTCCAGTTGAAAAATGTATGACAGAGCCTTCTGTCATTGCACCTGAGCCAGCACTGGGGGACATGCTGGGTCCAGGGTCAGAGGCTGTGCTGGTCCCACTGGGGGACATGCTGGGTCCAGGGTCGGAGGCTGTGCTGGTCGCACTGGGGGACACACTGGGTCCAGGGTCAGAGGCTGTGTTGGTCCCACTAAGGGACATGCTGGGTCCAGGGTTGGAGGCTGTGTTGGTCCGACTGGGGCACATGCTGGGTCCAGGGTCACAGGCTGTGCTGGTCCCACTGAATATCATGCTGGATCCAGTGCTGGCAGATGTGTTATTACTGAAGGTTATACCTGATGGTAATCATAAATGATGACAAATATATATTGAGCATATATACTTCCTGCTCAATGTTTGGTTAAATTCATACATGGATAATTCTACTTAGTGCTCACTATAGCCGTATGAAATAGATACTACTACTATCCACTAAGATGAAGAAAATCAAGGCTTAGAAATGCTGATACTTGCCCAAGTTTATACAGCTAGTAGGTAATAGGACAGGAATTTGAATCCAGTCTATTAAATCTGCACATTTAGCTACCATGCTAAGTCACTCTTCCCACCCGCTCCCAACACCACAGTTATAAGACCTAGTTTCACTGATAGTAAGTTTACTCCATATTCTGCTATACAAGATTCAATACAAGCAAAAAGTATCAAAGGAATTGTAGAACCGGGGTAAAACTAGTATATATTGATTAATTCATTCTTAAAGGTAGTCTGTCTTCTTGGAAAATATTTCTCAGAGTGTTATTCAGAAAATGCCTACGTCAGAATTATCTGGGGAGCTTGTGGAGAATAGATTCCTAGGCAAATCACTCCAGACTAAACGAATCAGAGTTTGAGATGGGGCCTTGGTGTCTGCATCTTCAGCAAGGGGCTGGGTGATTCCACACACATTAAAGTTCCAGGTCTCCTGATCACTATGGCAGAGGCTGGGGAAGAAGCAGTTATGTGTAATTTAAATGTACAAGATCTCCC from Manis pentadactyla isolate mManPen7 chromosome 16, mManPen7.hap1, whole genome shotgun sequence carries:
- the MUC21 gene encoding mucin-21; protein product: MQKGNIRLKYWLLLHLLLLETGITFSNNTSASTGSSMIFSGTSTACDPGPSMCPSRTNTASNPGPSMSLSGTNTASDPGPSVSPSATSTASDPGPSMSPSGTSTASDPGPSMSPSAGSGAMTEGSVIHFSTGTHTTSNRISTNATTAVNGVKPSGSLKPWEIFLITLVSIVVVVGFSAGLFFCVRNFLSLRNVFDTTVYHPHGPNFGLGPGGNHGVNHRPRWSPNSFRRRPESSVDMEMRTYNGP